In one window of Pseudobdellovibrionaceae bacterium DNA:
- a CDS encoding DUF177 domain-containing protein, with amino-acid sequence MLQKHSRHDLHIHLNELPEQGWDYHYTNKSGELNDVLKDLIGQRPYSIEFHLKPIGNAFEIRGTIKTALGLICSRCAIEFEYNVNEPINEILVIEEGRPRGSRSSRTNHSSEWTTEGPFCNYLKSPVFDVAPYIHELVAASEPYQPRPQSGCDENCENLKKAQKSGYFGHNAPLEPEKQSPFSVLADIKLDKKATKH; translated from the coding sequence ATGTTACAGAAACACAGTCGTCATGACCTTCACATTCATTTAAACGAGCTCCCTGAACAGGGCTGGGATTATCACTACACGAATAAATCCGGCGAGCTTAACGATGTCCTAAAAGACCTCATTGGTCAGCGCCCCTACAGCATTGAGTTTCATCTCAAGCCCATTGGCAACGCCTTTGAAATTCGAGGGACAATTAAAACGGCCCTCGGACTCATTTGTTCGCGATGTGCCATTGAATTTGAGTACAACGTCAATGAACCCATTAATGAGATCTTGGTCATTGAAGAGGGGCGCCCCCGCGGCAGCCGCTCTTCTCGAACTAATCATTCTAGCGAATGGACCACCGAGGGTCCTTTTTGCAACTATCTGAAAAGTCCTGTGTTTGACGTGGCCCCGTATATACACGAGCTGGTGGCCGCCTCTGAGCCCTACCAGCCCCGCCCCCAATCCGGGTGTGATGAAAACTGTGAAAACCTTAAAAAGGCTCAAAAATCTGGCTATTTTGGCCACAATGCGCCTTTAGAGCCTGAAAAACAAAGCCCTTTTTCAGTTTTGGCGGATATCAAATTAGATAAAAAGGCCACAAAGCACTAA
- a CDS encoding tetratricopeptide repeat protein, producing MSKTKITKEELKGPDSFVMFSDRVIKMIEDHRKLVMSVLVAAFVLGASYVGYEQFEKHQEVVAKEALFKVENELAKKQESLAEKKDIAESKDSNGATKAEVVTEADSFAAEVEPLLQKFRQVIVDYKGTQSAVSAAFIAAEAYAENKNPKEAVESLKLVVNEVKPGHLTYGILQSKLATLSMDLGNYEHAIEHLDNVINKSQQKYLFADALLKKGICLEKLNKNTEALGVYSQVDEDYSETSAARTARTFRRLLLLRQNSSSSGGES from the coding sequence ATGAGCAAAACCAAAATAACAAAAGAAGAGCTTAAAGGGCCCGACTCATTTGTGATGTTCTCTGATCGAGTGATCAAAATGATTGAAGATCATCGAAAGTTGGTGATGTCCGTATTGGTGGCGGCATTTGTGTTGGGCGCATCCTATGTGGGTTATGAGCAGTTTGAAAAACATCAAGAGGTCGTGGCCAAAGAAGCTTTATTTAAAGTGGAAAATGAGCTGGCCAAAAAACAAGAATCCTTGGCCGAGAAAAAAGACATAGCTGAGTCGAAAGACAGCAATGGTGCCACTAAAGCTGAAGTGGTGACAGAGGCTGATTCATTCGCGGCAGAAGTGGAGCCCCTGCTTCAGAAGTTTCGCCAAGTCATTGTCGATTATAAAGGCACTCAGTCTGCGGTTTCGGCGGCATTTATTGCGGCTGAAGCCTACGCAGAAAATAAAAACCCAAAAGAGGCTGTGGAATCTCTGAAGCTTGTGGTGAATGAAGTGAAACCCGGGCATCTCACCTATGGAATTCTTCAAAGTAAATTGGCAACACTCAGCATGGACCTCGGCAACTACGAACATGCCATTGAACATCTCGACAACGTGATTAACAAGAGCCAACAAAAATATTTGTTTGCGGATGCCTTATTGAAAAAAGGTATTTGCCTTGAAAAGTTAAACAAAAATACGGAGGCCCTGGGCGTTTATTCGCAAGTCGATGAAGATTACTCTGAGACATCTGCGGCTCGAACGGCTCGCACGTTTCGGCGCCTATTGTTGCTGAGGCAAAACAGCAGCTCCTCGGGTGGAGAGTCGTAA
- a CDS encoding site-specific integrase, with protein sequence MSTASRYSLNKSKYLLDPEVQQLTHLLKSHIDRDKRNCTLLFLGLHTGGRAQELLQIRHSDLDSHHETVLIRGLKGSNDREIPVASWLFRELTRVSEEQLQAGSGEFVFPISYNRLYQIWDFYRPVAKKFHSLRHTFAIRLYKKTRDIRLLQVALGHRNIANTMIYADYVYSQSELRRLLL encoded by the coding sequence ATGTCTACTGCATCACGTTATTCGCTCAATAAATCCAAGTATCTTTTGGATCCAGAGGTCCAGCAACTCACCCATTTACTGAAAAGTCACATTGATCGCGACAAAAGAAACTGCACACTTTTATTTTTGGGTCTTCACACAGGAGGCCGCGCCCAGGAGCTTTTGCAAATCAGGCACAGTGATTTAGACTCCCACCATGAAACGGTCCTTATTCGGGGGCTTAAGGGCTCCAATGACCGCGAAATTCCCGTGGCCTCTTGGTTGTTTCGCGAACTCACTCGAGTCTCCGAGGAGCAGCTTCAGGCGGGCTCGGGGGAGTTTGTTTTCCCCATCTCCTACAACAGGCTTTATCAAATTTGGGACTTCTATCGACCCGTCGCCAAAAAGTTTCACTCTTTACGCCACACCTTCGCCATTCGCCTCTATAAGAAAACCCGGGACATTCGCCTGTTACAGGTGGCCTTAGGGCACCGAAACATCGCTAACACCATGATTTATGCAGATTATGTGTACTCACAAAGTGAACTTCGCCGACTTCTGCTTTGA
- the fabD gene encoding ACP S-malonyltransferase — protein sequence MWAALFPGQGSQHVGMGKFLFENFTTARLRFEEASDILGTDFKRLCFEGPESDLALTENTQPALLLVSTCAFQCFSEETSFQPLAAAGHSVGEYAAVVAGESLRFSDAIKAVKTRGQSMQQAVPVGEGGMAAVMGLDEAQVRHMCLWAEEQSGFTPLEPANFNAPGQIVISGNQKAIDWLKENLTKDIFKPAPSKVRIIPLKVSAPFHCSMMKPAREIMHNVLHNLEFSRSQFPIVQNVDAQNYSSGNSLRQHLIEQVDSPVRWIQCVEKLRDLGATQVIEFGSGQVLSGLVKKIDSEHLATFNMNALDEFKAVVSAYNQDNA from the coding sequence ATGTGGGCCGCACTTTTTCCAGGCCAAGGCAGTCAGCATGTGGGCATGGGAAAGTTTCTATTTGAAAACTTCACCACGGCCCGTTTGCGTTTTGAAGAGGCCAGCGACATTTTAGGTACAGACTTTAAACGCCTTTGTTTTGAAGGTCCCGAGTCTGACCTCGCCCTCACTGAAAACACTCAGCCGGCACTCCTTTTGGTTTCCACTTGTGCTTTTCAATGCTTTAGCGAAGAGACATCATTTCAACCTCTGGCTGCCGCTGGTCATTCTGTTGGCGAGTATGCGGCTGTGGTGGCTGGTGAAAGTCTACGGTTTTCAGACGCGATAAAGGCCGTCAAAACTCGAGGACAGTCCATGCAGCAAGCCGTGCCCGTGGGCGAAGGGGGCATGGCCGCGGTGATGGGCCTTGACGAGGCTCAGGTTCGACACATGTGTCTGTGGGCCGAAGAACAATCTGGGTTTACCCCACTGGAGCCAGCTAATTTCAATGCCCCCGGGCAAATTGTGATCAGCGGCAATCAAAAAGCCATTGACTGGCTCAAAGAGAACCTCACTAAAGACATATTTAAACCGGCCCCCTCTAAAGTTCGAATAATTCCACTTAAAGTGTCGGCCCCTTTTCATTGTTCAATGATGAAGCCCGCTCGTGAAATTATGCACAATGTGTTACATAATTTAGAGTTCTCACGTAGCCAGTTTCCCATCGTGCAGAACGTTGACGCTCAAAATTACTCGTCCGGTAATTCCCTTAGGCAACACCTTATTGAACAGGTCGACTCTCCCGTGCGCTGGATCCAATGCGTCGAAAAACTTCGAGATCTGGGTGCCACTCAGGTTATTGAATTTGGCTCCGGACAGGTTCTGTCAGGTTTAGTGAAGAAAATTGACAGCGAACATTTAGCTACGTTTAATATGAATGCTTTAGATGAATTTAAGGCCGTCGTATCGGCCTACAACCAGGACAACGCATGA
- a CDS encoding PQQ-binding-like beta-propeller repeat protein yields MVSPKLTLILAFMSLVSGGCSHLSEWTSSLKPAKKFVIERQWVRNTLSEPHLGFRLLHQMQPLVSRNVVIQGNSIDGLTAYDKKTGNLIWRLPLRGGVEAGAQLVNGFLYFGANDGQFYSVNAETGHIRWTFPLRSEGLATPTVDNGEVFLLSGNNVAYALNADTGKQVWLYNRRDSSNISVRGGSRPAVIGDKVFLGFSDGFLVALNRKNGGVIWERSLNRNRRFKDVDAGPIADEEFLYVSAYDDGVYCLKQETGQILWRTDLGGATSVTLAPQKVFYATSTGEVVALERRSGKMIWKRQLRRGVATRPVLYRGLLVYGESDGVLQVVSSNDGAPVAQYDTGRGLNAEPHVDPETGETFLMSVNANLFSLRMAWKSPSETWPWER; encoded by the coding sequence ATGGTTAGTCCGAAGTTAACACTCATCTTGGCCTTTATGTCACTGGTTTCTGGGGGTTGCAGCCATCTCAGTGAGTGGACGTCTAGCCTTAAGCCTGCGAAAAAATTTGTCATCGAACGGCAGTGGGTGAGAAACACCTTATCTGAACCTCATCTGGGTTTTAGGCTCCTCCATCAGATGCAGCCACTGGTCAGTCGGAATGTGGTGATTCAGGGCAACAGCATTGATGGGCTTACGGCATATGATAAAAAAACCGGAAACCTCATTTGGCGCCTTCCGCTACGCGGAGGTGTTGAAGCCGGGGCTCAGCTCGTCAATGGCTTTTTGTATTTTGGAGCCAACGATGGACAATTCTATTCAGTAAATGCCGAAACTGGGCATATTCGCTGGACTTTCCCACTGCGCTCAGAAGGCTTAGCCACCCCCACTGTGGATAATGGTGAGGTTTTCTTATTAAGTGGAAACAATGTGGCCTACGCACTGAATGCTGACACAGGCAAACAGGTTTGGCTCTACAATCGACGAGACTCTTCTAATATTTCTGTGCGTGGCGGCAGTCGGCCTGCAGTTATTGGAGATAAGGTATTCTTAGGCTTTAGCGATGGCTTTCTAGTGGCCTTGAATCGAAAAAACGGCGGCGTGATTTGGGAGCGTTCTCTTAACCGCAATCGTCGATTCAAAGATGTAGATGCTGGACCAATAGCGGATGAAGAGTTTCTTTATGTTTCGGCCTATGACGACGGTGTTTATTGTTTAAAACAAGAAACAGGTCAGATTCTATGGCGCACGGATCTTGGTGGGGCGACATCGGTGACACTGGCCCCTCAAAAAGTCTTTTATGCCACATCAACCGGAGAAGTGGTGGCCCTTGAGCGGCGCTCCGGTAAAATGATATGGAAGCGACAGCTGCGTCGAGGTGTTGCCACACGCCCGGTGCTTTACCGTGGTTTATTGGTGTACGGTGAATCTGATGGAGTGCTTCAAGTGGTGAGCTCTAACGATGGAGCGCCTGTGGCCCAATACGATACGGGCCGAGGTCTTAATGCTGAGCCTCATGTTGACCCAGAAACAGGTGAGACCTTCTTGATGTCAGTGAATGCAAATCTCTTTTCGTTGAGAATGGCCTGGAAATCTCCATCAGAGACCTGGCCATGGGAAAGATGA
- a CDS encoding Glu/Leu/Phe/Val dehydrogenase, producing the protein MATFELIEQYGDHEEVIFCQNKDVGLKAIIAIHNTTLGPALGGTRMWNYDNEDDALIDVLRLSKGMTYKAAAAGLNLGGGKAVIIGNPKTDKTEEMFRAFGTYVNSLRGKYITAEDVGTTVNDMEYVFMETPYVTGIPEAFGGSGDPSPYTAHGTLMGIKAAVKEKLGADSLKGVRVAVQGLGNVGSHLVEFLIKEGAVVTVADIDQDKVKRISGKYDLTSLDPQGIITSECDVFAPCALGAVINDDTIANLKCSIVAGGANNQLAELRHGDALMEMNILYAPDYVINAGGLMNVFVELEGYSSDRAFEKTTQVYDNLMKVFAISKRENIATQRAADRLAEHRIEKIGGLRQHHHGRTARPFSTLKEMNERQK; encoded by the coding sequence ATGGCCACTTTTGAACTCATTGAGCAATACGGCGACCATGAAGAAGTGATTTTCTGCCAAAACAAAGACGTGGGACTGAAAGCTATTATTGCCATTCATAACACCACGCTGGGCCCCGCCCTTGGCGGCACACGCATGTGGAACTACGACAACGAAGACGACGCCCTTATCGATGTTCTTCGTCTCTCTAAAGGGATGACCTACAAGGCTGCAGCAGCCGGCCTAAACTTAGGCGGAGGCAAAGCTGTTATCATTGGTAATCCCAAGACAGATAAAACCGAAGAGATGTTTCGGGCGTTCGGAACTTACGTGAACTCTTTGCGTGGCAAGTACATCACCGCAGAAGATGTGGGCACAACGGTCAATGACATGGAGTACGTGTTTATGGAAACCCCCTATGTCACCGGAATCCCTGAGGCCTTTGGTGGCTCGGGTGACCCCAGCCCCTATACGGCGCATGGAACATTGATGGGCATAAAGGCCGCGGTAAAAGAAAAACTCGGGGCTGACTCACTTAAAGGCGTGCGGGTTGCCGTGCAGGGTTTAGGCAATGTGGGTTCCCATTTGGTGGAGTTTTTGATTAAAGAGGGGGCCGTTGTGACCGTGGCCGACATTGATCAAGATAAAGTGAAGCGCATTTCTGGTAAGTATGACCTCACTTCCTTAGATCCACAGGGCATTATCACTAGCGAATGTGACGTTTTTGCTCCTTGCGCACTCGGTGCAGTGATCAATGACGACACCATTGCAAATCTAAAATGCTCTATCGTTGCTGGTGGGGCAAATAATCAGCTGGCTGAATTGCGCCATGGTGACGCCTTAATGGAAATGAACATTTTGTACGCGCCCGATTACGTGATCAACGCTGGCGGATTGATGAATGTGTTTGTTGAGCTAGAGGGCTATTCATCTGATCGGGCTTTTGAAAAAACCACTCAGGTTTATGATAACCTAATGAAGGTCTTTGCCATATCAAAGCGCGAAAACATTGCCACACAGCGAGCCGCTGACCGTTTGGCAGAGCACCGAATTGAAAAAATCGGGGGGCTTCGCCAGCACCATCATGGGCGAACGGCCAGGCCTTTTTCCACGCTAAAAGAAATGAACGAAAGACAAAAGTAA
- a CDS encoding ketoacyl-ACP synthase III: MYRARIEGTGSYLPERLMTNHDLEKIVDTNDAWILERTGIAVRHFAAEGEYTSDLALKASQKALEAAKKTPQDIDMIIVATASPDQPMPNTACVLQAKMEMGNIPAMDLSAACSGFVYAFTVANQFIMTGTYKNILVVGAEVLHPYINYDDRETCILFGDGAGAVVLSRAEEGDDSTVFSSHLHADGSIGDLFVLPAGGSRLPFSQDVLDNNQQFVTMKGREIFKHAVRTMSQACGEALEANNMTGEDVNWVVPHQANIRIIEAVAKHYGISMDKVVVEIKNMGNTSAATIPVSLDRAVRDGRITRGQNLILTAFGAGITSGSVLLRY; encoded by the coding sequence CTGTATCGCGCGCGTATTGAAGGAACAGGCTCCTATCTTCCGGAGCGTCTCATGACCAACCACGATTTAGAAAAGATCGTGGACACCAACGATGCATGGATTCTTGAGCGAACAGGAATTGCCGTTCGCCATTTTGCCGCTGAAGGTGAATACACCAGTGACCTTGCGCTAAAAGCCTCACAAAAGGCCCTTGAAGCAGCAAAAAAGACCCCTCAAGACATAGACATGATTATTGTAGCCACCGCCTCGCCGGATCAACCCATGCCCAACACGGCATGTGTTTTACAGGCAAAAATGGAGATGGGAAATATCCCCGCCATGGACTTGTCGGCCGCGTGCAGTGGCTTTGTCTATGCCTTTACTGTGGCCAACCAATTTATTATGACGGGCACCTATAAAAACATTCTCGTTGTCGGGGCTGAGGTTTTGCATCCGTATATCAATTACGACGATCGCGAAACTTGCATCTTGTTTGGTGATGGCGCTGGCGCTGTGGTTTTATCTCGAGCGGAAGAAGGTGATGACTCGACGGTATTCAGTTCTCACCTGCATGCGGATGGTTCTATTGGCGATCTTTTTGTTCTGCCAGCCGGAGGCTCACGATTGCCGTTTTCCCAAGATGTTCTTGATAATAACCAGCAGTTTGTGACCATGAAGGGTCGAGAGATTTTTAAACACGCTGTAAGAACCATGAGTCAAGCTTGTGGCGAAGCCCTTGAGGCCAACAATATGACCGGCGAAGACGTCAATTGGGTCGTGCCCCACCAAGCAAACATTCGAATTATAGAAGCTGTGGCGAAGCACTACGGAATCTCTATGGATAAAGTGGTAGTAGAAATAAAAAACATGGGCAACACCTCGGCCGCCACTATTCCCGTGTCCCTTGATCGCGCCGTTCGAGACGGTCGAATCACACGCGGGCAAAATCTGATTCTTACAGCATTCGGTGCCGGGATTACTAGTGGTAGCGTCCTTTTGAGGTACTAA
- the rpmF gene encoding 50S ribosomal protein L32, whose product MASPKSKISRSRRGMRRAHTSLTAPTVHSCPNCSALMKPHHVCPSCGYYKGREVVTSGDIA is encoded by the coding sequence ATGGCAAGCCCCAAATCGAAAATTTCTCGCTCTCGCCGCGGTATGCGACGGGCCCACACAAGTCTCACAGCACCCACAGTGCATAGCTGCCCGAACTGCTCGGCTTTGATGAAACCTCATCACGTATGTCCTTCATGCGGTTATTACAAAGGACGAGAAGTTGTCACGTCGGGCGATATCGCTTAG